In Hyalangium minutum, the sequence CGGAGCCGCGCCCAGGCCGAACGTCACCGCCGCCTGGCCACCGTTGCGGACGAGGTCCGGGCCGCTGCCGCCGATGTCACCCAGGCGCGTGTCCAGGTTGTTCACCGCGCCGCTGTAGCCGAGCTCGATGCCGAATACCTTGGACGGCTTGATGGCCGCCGTCACACCGTACGCGGGACCCGGATTGATCTCCGGAGCCAGGGCGCCCGTGTAGCCCTCCACACCGCCGCCCACCATCAGCGTGAGGCCGCGCATGTTCGCGTTGGACTCCTTCTTCATCTCCCTGCCGGTGTCCTCGGTGATCGGGGTGAAGGCGCCGCTGCTGGGCTCCACCGGCGTCACAGGAGCGGCCGGAGGCGTCACCTGCGGCTCACGCAGGGGCTCGCTCTGGAAGCCGCTGCCGCCCACGTCGGACGACGGGTAGCTCGAGTCGAACGAGCCGCTGCCACCCGTGCCCGCCCCACTCTTCTGCACCGGCTGGCAGCGCAGGATCATGTCACCCTGCTGCGTGGACTGGGTGTTGACACCGGCCTGGCCACTGCCGCCCACGCCGAAGTCATGTTTCACGCCGGACGCCTCGTCCGAGGTGAGGTCCTGCTCCATGCCCACCTGCCCGCTGCCTCCGATGGAGCTGTCCACGGGCTCGGTCTGCACCGTGGCCATGCTGTCACTGCTCACGCTGGACGAATCCATGCTCGCCTGCGTGTCCTTCTTGTCGTAGCCCGGCGGGCAGTCCTTACCGTCACCAGCAAACGCCGCGCCGCCAAACAGCAGCGCCGAGACGGCGCCCACGAGAATCTTCGCTTTCATCCAACCCTCCGTTGTCGGTTGACGGACATGAAGGTTGTTGCCCCCCTCACATCCGGCAAGGCGCGGAGCCTGATCCACGAGCAGGGCCGGAACCCCGTCCGGGGAGCAGCCAGCCAGTCGAGTCGAGTCGAAACAGCCGCTTGCCAAGAAACGCGGCGCACTCGCGTTTCAAGGCGGCGCGGAGGGGACCTGGGGTACTGTGCATCTGTTCCCTATGGCCTCTGCTTCTTCTCTGAAGACCGTCATCGCCGCGCTGTCCGGCAATACCCTCGTCACCCTGGTGAAGTTCATCGCGTTCGCGCTCTCGGGCTCGGGCGCCATGCTGTCCGAGGCCATCCACTCGGCGGCGGACACGGGCAACCAGGTGCTGCTGTTGCTGGGCCTGAAGCGCGGCAGCCGCGCGGGCGATCAAGAGTTCCAGTACGGCTACGGCGGGGAGCGCTTCGTCTTCGGCATCCTCTCGGCCTCGGGCATCTTCTTCGTGGGCTGCGGCGTCACCGTCTACCACGGCTTCCAGTCGTTGCTGCACCCGCACCAGCCGGAGATCGGCGCGAGCACCTTCGCGGTGCTGGGCTTCTCCTTCCTGGTGGAGGGCAGCGTGCTGCTGCTGGCGATCTCCTCCATGCGGAAGCAGGCGGCGGGCATGCCGTTCTGGCGCTACGTGCGCGAGAAGGCGGATCCGGCGGCCCTGGCCATCCTGCTGGAGGACGGCGCCGCGGTGCTGGGCCTGGTGCTCGCCACGACGGGCATCCTCTTGGCGTACCTCACGGGCAACCCGGTGTGGGACGCGGCCGCGTCGCTCACGGTGGGCTTGCTGCTGGGCCTCATCGCCGTGGTGCTGATGGTGGAGAACCGCGGGCTGCTGCTCGGCCGGGCCGTGCCCGCAGAGGTCCAGCAGCGCTTCGTGGAGCGGGTGCGCTCGCGCGGGAGCATCGCGGAGCTGCACGACGTGAAGACGCGGCAGCTCACGCCGGAGTCCTACCAGTTCAAGGCGGAGATCCGCTTCAGCGAGGACTTCGTCTCCGCGCGGCTGGCGGAGATCCTCCCCACCCAGGGGGTGCCTGCCTCGGGCGAGGCGCGGGCGCAAGCGCTCCAG encodes:
- a CDS encoding cation diffusion facilitator family transporter — its product is MASASSLKTVIAALSGNTLVTLVKFIAFALSGSGAMLSEAIHSAADTGNQVLLLLGLKRGSRAGDQEFQYGYGGERFVFGILSASGIFFVGCGVTVYHGFQSLLHPHQPEIGASTFAVLGFSFLVEGSVLLLAISSMRKQAAGMPFWRYVREKADPAALAILLEDGAAVLGLVLATTGILLAYLTGNPVWDAAASLTVGLLLGLIAVVLMVENRGLLLGRAVPAEVQQRFVERVRSRGSIAELHDVKTRQLTPESYQFKAEIRFSEDFVSARLAEILPTQGVPASGEARAQALQEAARHLIRALSEEVDAIEAAVRAAIPEAQHIDLELEHLPLASPSGATPSSSTPSR
- a CDS encoding outer membrane protein; translated protein: MKAKILVGAVSALLFGGAAFAGDGKDCPPGYDKKDTQASMDSSSVSSDSMATVQTEPVDSSIGGSGQVGMEQDLTSDEASGVKHDFGVGGSGQAGVNTQSTQQGDMILRCQPVQKSGAGTGGSGSFDSSYPSSDVGGSGFQSEPLREPQVTPPAAPVTPVEPSSGAFTPITEDTGREMKKESNANMRGLTLMVGGGVEGYTGALAPEINPGPAYGVTAAIKPSKVFGIELGYSGAVNNLDTRLGDIGGSGPDLVRNGGQAAVTFGLGAAPVQPYVLGGIGLSDYNFRNAGAAAAGFSDDTVGNVPVGAGLRTHIGSFTADLRANYNFLFDQDFVGVDSGLNENGRYSGTLNIGGTF